The following proteins are co-located in the Mesorhizobium sp. M1E.F.Ca.ET.045.02.1.1 genome:
- a CDS encoding FAD-binding oxidoreductase, producing MDVIVLGGGLMGTASAYFLARRGARVTLIERNRIGTGATVASFGNIRRTGRHLSQLPLAHRSLSLWGEAEKMLGRDVEFRATGHIRLIFDEGSLADMRAYAQAARPWGLELEELGSREIRSRFPGLGPEAIAASFSPDDGSGNPRLIALAFAEAVQKLGAELVEEAEVETIKHTVSGFLVATSRGSFAAECLLNTAGAWGARVAAQFGEMVPLDARGPQMGVTEPLPYRVLPVVGIWTRDKDYGAYLRQVERGNIVFGGAAERVSVDLDPGHASADPMRLPIQLRAVARLMPAIARVAVIRTWSGCEGYVRDMLPVMGQSATTPGLFHAFGFCGHGFQLGPGVGDAMAELITTGRCATPLDDFRVDRFGRAA from the coding sequence ATGGATGTGATCGTGCTGGGCGGCGGCCTGATGGGGACGGCTTCGGCCTATTTCCTCGCAAGACGCGGCGCGCGCGTGACACTGATCGAACGCAACCGGATCGGCACTGGGGCGACCGTCGCCTCGTTCGGCAACATCCGGCGCACCGGGCGTCACCTGTCGCAGCTTCCGCTCGCCCACCGCTCGCTCAGCCTGTGGGGCGAGGCTGAAAAGATGCTTGGCCGCGACGTCGAATTCCGCGCCACCGGCCACATCCGACTGATCTTCGATGAGGGAAGTCTTGCCGACATGCGGGCCTACGCTCAAGCCGCGAGGCCCTGGGGGCTGGAGCTGGAGGAACTTGGCTCGCGCGAAATCCGCTCCCGGTTTCCCGGCCTCGGTCCTGAAGCGATCGCGGCGTCGTTCTCGCCGGATGACGGCAGCGGCAATCCGCGGCTGATCGCGCTGGCTTTTGCTGAGGCAGTCCAAAAGCTCGGCGCGGAACTCGTCGAGGAGGCCGAAGTTGAGACGATCAAGCACACCGTCTCCGGTTTCCTTGTCGCCACTTCGAGAGGGTCGTTCGCCGCCGAATGCCTGCTTAACACCGCCGGCGCCTGGGGTGCGCGCGTCGCCGCGCAATTCGGCGAAATGGTGCCGCTCGACGCACGCGGTCCGCAGATGGGCGTGACCGAGCCGCTGCCATATCGGGTCCTGCCGGTGGTCGGCATCTGGACTCGCGACAAGGATTATGGCGCTTATCTGCGTCAGGTCGAGCGAGGCAACATCGTCTTCGGCGGGGCGGCCGAAAGGGTATCGGTCGACCTCGATCCAGGCCACGCGAGCGCCGATCCGATGCGGCTGCCGATACAATTGCGCGCCGTCGCGCGGCTCATGCCCGCCATCGCACGGGTCGCAGTAATCCGCACATGGTCGGGCTGCGAGGGTTATGTTCGAGATATGCTGCCGGTGATGGGGCAATCGGCCACGACGCCGGGCCTGTTCCACGCCTTCGGGTTCTGCGGTCACGGCTTCCAACTCGGTCCCGGCGTTGGCGACGCCATGGCGGAACTCATAACGACCGGCCGTTGCGCAACGCCGCTCGACGATTTCAGGGTGGATCGGTTTGGCCGCGCGGCCTGA